The genomic window CAATGTCTGAGCTAGAGAAAATTAATTGCTGTAATTGATAATTCAAAATCAGTAGTCCATGCGCTGAGATTTGCTTGCAGCAGCAGTCAGTTTTTCACATGGTGCTACTTGTGTACCAGCTTTGTCATTAATgcaggaaataattttgtcagCCTGAATTTGTAGTTTATGCACTAGTAAATCTTGAGGCCTCCACACCCTTACTTCAGTATGGATatcctccatactgttttctacacatttcccaaggtgctagCAGGGCAAATTTGGATAACAATCAAgcgcttctttagttggtgatcattaccTCTGTTCTTGTAAGCTTAaagtgatttaggggtgatagtattcagggagaaattagatgctagttattTTTGGGGATATCATGTTATGTTCCTCTACGACAAAGAGGTAAATGTTCGAGAAGACCCTGGAGTTGAGTTTGCCTGTGAACAGCAATGACCAGCGGTATTCCATATTAGAGATGTAACTAATTATTACCTCGTTCAAAATGGctccaaaatataaaagttatgATTACTGGAAACACGCTCTTAAATCGCCTAAATATATTGTGGCTCCAATGGTTGATCAGTCTGAACTACCATGGCGACTGCTGAGCCGCAGATATGGCGCACAACTGTGCTACACTCCAATGATTCACGCCGGTCTATTTGTGAAGGACGCGTTTTACAGAAGGGAATCTTTTCAGACATGTGAGGAAGACAGGCCTTTAATTGTTCAGGTAAAGTTCTCAATGCTGACTTATTTCACTGGCTTTTAGTTCTGTAGTTGAAGCTATTTGCAAATCCATGCATTATTATGTTCCTTAACAAGCAACAAATGCGATGTAGTTGTTTGCATATTGGAATCAGCTGTTTTATTGACATGAAACCTACTAGATTGGTATTGTTTAAAGTACCGATCAGACCCAAATTCTAAAACATTCCCAAGACCTCATCTGGTATTTTGTTCGTATATTTCACGTAAAATGCAATGATATACGATATACGCGGAAATTTCAAACGTGATTCAGCTTAAGTTTACAATGCCTTTTGTAATGGTTACTCGTTACTTTTCATTATCTTGTGAGTTTAAAATTCTGTTatattttattgcagttttGTGCGAATGATCCAGAAATTTTCCTTCAAGCTGCAAAGTTAGTAGAACCTTATTGTGATGGAGTTGACCTGAACCTTGGCTGTCCACAGATAATAGCAAGAAGAGGTATACATATGCAGGAACTGGCTGTACACTGCTGATACAGTGGACAGATCAGAAGTGGAAAGTCAATTTTAAACTGATTGTTGGTTGTCTTGCTACCATAATTCTGGGAACTTTTCAAAGAAGTCTTGAATGTTGTGAAAGTTTGACTCAAACaacttataaaaataaaattaacttttctatgtttgtttaaattttttaggttGCTATGGTGCATTTTTACAAGATAAATGGGAATTGATAGCATCCATGGGTAAGATTTCACCAGTATGTCTGTGTGTctgttgaaatttaattttttcttcctttgtgcATATTTGGCTTTGTTGTCTTTGCAGCTGTTGTAGTTGTgataaaagttaattttgtgtCAGAGTTAAAAAAGGGGATAACAGGAATTGAGTGTGTTTTATTAAGCAATTAATGCACCATATTATAGGGATCTCATTGCCTTAGAGAGTCCAAATAGCAGCTATTTACCTTACATATCAGAGTCTCTTCTTTGAAACAAGTAGTATTTGCATGTATCTAATGGCTCTGTTTTCAGTTGAGAATATtccttacttttattttttgattttaGATCTAGTGCATCTGTCTcacatattttatatttattttcatatttaagAGTGCATGTTTAATGTTTGAGTTGTACTTTCCTTTTCAGTGAGCCTACTCAATGAGAAGCTTTCAATTCCAATAAGTTGCAAAATCCGTGTGTTTGATGATTTGGATAAAACTTTGGAATATGCAAAAATGTTAGAGAAAGCAGGCTGTCAGGTAATGCTTCAACTTTGTTCTCAAAATCTTTAATGCAAGCGGTACTTGCCCATCAAGAGATATTCCCCTGGGCTAGGTTGTTCAAAACATATTTAACTTAAGCTGGGGTTGgcgtaaatttttaatttacttttatagCTCTGCAAAgggatttcttttttctttttcctgtcaGTTTTAAGTCATATTGAGATAAAAACCAACAAACCTTTGCCCTTATACACACTTtctacatgaaaaattaaaattaaaggttGACTTTTGTTACTTCAACATTAACCCCCTTCAAACAACCTGGCCCACAACTAAAAGGTCCTGCAGGTTTTGAATTATCTTCATCAACCACTAGCATGCATTctctaaaagaagaaagaaccCACCTGACCTAATGACCAGTCTTCTTTCCCAACTCAGattaaaataaacacattttatCATAATTGTGATATTCTATATTCCACTCAGGCCTTTAAAAGTCTGCTGCAATTTTGTTAGATTACCTAGAGTAATAACTATTCCATGTAATTCTGGGTATATTTTGGACTGCAGATTACAGATTGATTGGTTTAGAATTAATTTCTTCAGgctacaaaatacaaaaagaagaTTGTCAATCTTGTACTAACAAATTTTACACTTCAGGCTGACCCCTGTCTATTTTTGTAGAACTCAATTTGTAAATTGTGCAACCTGCTGATTGTAGGTAACAAATTGTAGACTTTGTAAGGTGCAGTCAAGTGCAGTAGCACACTGTGACTTTATGCAAAGTTGAATAAATtatatcaaatatttcatttttacttgACTTTGACTTGTAGCTGTTGACAGTTCATGGTCGCACAAGGGAACAGAAAGGGCCCAATACTGGTCTTGCCAACTGGGAtgttattaaagcagtaaagttagtggaaattaatttaaatgtgtttttgtctttgatactTGCAACACTCTAGTGTTCCATTTGAGGCTCTCAGAAGTGACAAAGAGgctaaattcaaaattgatTCTAGAAGACAAACTTTCTCCCAAAACTTTGCACACATAATTCTTATCTCtcatttaacaaaaattatgaTTTTGATTGATAGAGAAACTGTCTCAATCCCTGTGTTTGCCAATGGAAATATTCGCTATTTGCAAGATGTGGAGAAGTGCATGGAATGTACAGGAGTAGATGGTGTAATGACAGCAGGTTGGATTATTTTGTTGTGGCTCAgtaaaatagattttaaaaatgttagtttactttttagttacaaaacaaaGTGATGACTTATGACTGTACATAGTCTCTCATTCCAATGGGCAAAACCTGACTTGACTCATTTGGATCAATGATAAATTGTAGTTGTGTCTGGTGATGATGCTCTAATTTTTGATGATCTACTTTGTGAAAGGTGATACAGAGGTTCAGTTTGTGTGGTTCTGCATTTTATGTTgtactgaagaaatgtaaaatggtttccatgtttacatagcctgatgtaaacatgcagtaggttgggagaacacgagataagcgtaggaaaccatgCGCGAAGTGGAGTGGTTTCCAGTTTATTgagttttacatttcttttataaaataactaatgaaagaggaacgaaaaccgtgtttacatatgctcatgtaaaatggttttatggccaatcagagcgcgcatactatttgaattattttatagaTGGTGGATGTTACTTTGAATGTATCTTAAACTAAGAACTCTTCAGTTTAAACCCTCTTTATATAAGGAACTGTtgtgtcatgtttttttttccttttttgttgtaattatttGAAGTATGTTGAATGGATTCAAAGGGTAAGTATGCTTTAATGATTTTGATTCCAGAGGGTAATCTCAGCAATCCAGCACTCTTTAATGGTGAACACCCCCCAGTATGGGACATAACTGATGAGTACCTAGCACTGGTAAATGAACACCCTTGTCTGTTGTCTTACATCAGAGGTCATCTTTTTAGGATGTGGCGGATCATGTAAGTACAAGTTGTTCAATGAAAATGTGAggaatgttttaaataaattttatgtttcTCTTGTTATAATGTTGAATATTGAGCCTGGGAAAAACTAGAGTTTACCTCAACCTTAGTGTCTTAACCAATGCGCAACAGGCTTTAGTTCAATGCTCAAGAGTCACTCACATatagtttctccttacactattgCCCCTGAATCACACCTCAAGGTAATGACAATAAACAAATTGATCACttactaaagaagcttttgtgTCAGCATCTGGGGAAAAGCATGGAAATATGCCTATTGATGTTAGGATGGAAAGGACTAAGAAACACCACTTAAAAAGCTGAAGAATTTTTACATTTGGGTTAGGGTACATACATTTTTCCCAAAATCCCTCCAACTTTACAGACCCCTTGTAACCAGTTGCAGTGTTGTTAAGAAGTCTTTTTGATGTTTATTGAAGAAGCTTTGAAATACAAttgaattaaatattaataataatcatTGTTGTTCAAAATTATTCTACCAATGAAATATTATATTAGAAATGTACATATATTATCAATGTTAAACAGTCTATCTTTTAAATAGGTTAGTAAATATGTAAAATGGTATAAATTTAAAGTGGCTTCCCCCTCATTTCTACTCCTTGCTGGCCATAAATGTTACTTCTATATACACAGTATACCATGATTAGGCTAAAATCCTTACACAAGTGAACTGTACCACAACTTCAACCAACTAATGGCTACTATGCACTAGGTTCTTGATAAAGTgtagtttttcaattttcttttagtagTTTCTCAAACAGTTTATTCTTCTCAATATATTCACTAATTCATGTGCATGTTATGATAAGAAGCAGAGAGTGAACAATATTCTGGTGTTGAATACACAGGTACATGTGATAACACCAGCATCTAGAGAAAATGGGTTCTTCACAAAAAGTTGTAAAACATCACCTGCAGTGTGACTTCTGCTTCTAATTGTGTTCTCAGTTAAGAGAACTTAGGATTTGCAGTACTCAAAACATCACTTGCTTATCAAAGGGGAAAGATTCTCCccaattaaatatttcaaagaaacttCAGATGTTTCAGTAAAAAGGATTTTAAGACAGCTGAAGATATTTGATTTCAGGGAAGCTTTGATCCAATGAAACTACTCCAATTTTGCGCTAACTTTTTAAACTAATCAAGATATCTAGCAAACAAGGCAATGCATGAACGTCAAGTTTTCCTGTCTTGAAAAGTAATTTCTCATAGATCAAGTTTTGAGataatttaaagttattttttatttaatgaattATTGTCTGTAGGCAAAATATTGCAACTACCAGCATCAAGTTAGCCCAGGTGGTAGGGCCTGTATTGCATCGATCCTCGTGACAACAATCTATTTTGCAAGCCCAGCCATGACTTTTGCATTCTTTGTCGCTGCAATAACTTGCAATTGCACAGTGCCTTGAGTACTGCATAAAAAGAGTTCCATTTATGCATCCTCTGTTAACTTCCACTTTGACGCAAACATCGTCACCCTCTTCGCAAACTTGTAGAGTTTTATACTTATCACAGTCTTCCCACGAAGTTTCGGCATAACAGGTGTAGCATTGTAGACTTGATACTGCAGTTGGACCTGTTTAAAAAAGTCGTTATTATTTCTATGTCTTCAAAGTGTTGTTAAGCAAAGTCTACTGAACGACTGTTAGCCCATTTGCTTTCCGAACCCTTTTGCAAGAAGGATTTTAATAGACGCGTAAAACGATCTCATATATTTACGGTGAATTAACAGGATCGAGTCGCCCTGAAATGTAAGATGAATTCAACCAGAAATGCAGTCAATTACAACTGTTCTGCTATCAGGGAACCTTCTCTGGATACTGAATCTTGAAACCCTGAACTTAACTGAACCCTCTTCCCATCAGtcagaacgaaaaaaatatcCAGGACTGGTAGAGTTAACAAGCAGTTTAGACAATCATTCACGAGGGTCATTTGTTTCCTCAGCTGCAAAGTCATTTGTTTTCTCAGCTGCCTCTGTCATGCCGTGAATTTCAATCAATctatctaaaattaatttgtttcgTATGGCTATCAAGTTCTAAGTTGGTAGGAAATAGGCTTCAGATGTAAGAAAGTCAGAAAAATTATAGCACTTTGGTATAAGTTTATATTTAGAAGTATTAGTTTACCAAGAACGCCGCGAATATGTCTATTGAGTAAAACACTTTTTGTTAATTCGAGAATTCACTTCAACAAACTCATTTGACATATTTTATGAGAATTGACAGAAAACTCAATTAACTCAAACTTGTTGTCTATACTCAGAAAAACAACAGCTTTTAAGACACGCTAAAACTCGAAAATGGCTTCATTTACAATGTCTCCTCTATTTGATTTCCAAAGAACACCTTATTTGTCCTTAAGTCTTTTTCACAAAATATAACTGATCGCTAAATATCTCTTATTTAAGCGATTAAAATCGGTAATCACTTGTGATGTAGACAGGGATATTCTTCGTGAAACGGATGGATAATTGAGCTTGTGTGTGACCTTGTGGACGTCACACAATCGCCTGTTTACTCGTAGATTTCCAGTAACTTTTCACTCTAACAACCTTCCTTGAAGTGGTTTTCCATCTCTGCCACGCGAAGTTTTTCTCTTAAACAAAgtttacattttacttttaagtttttaCTCCATGGGCGGAAAAGTCAGTTTCGCTCTCGAAAATGAGATTTAAAAGCCGGTTTTGTTAATATTCATGTACCTTGCTTGGCAGAGTAACGTAATATGCTAATACAAAATTGCAACAAAACCATCTTGAAATTAGCGATAGTTTCGTGTGAGGTGGCAAAGGACTATCGGAAATAAAACACAATCAACCATATCAGGAATCGACATTGTAGACTCTTAATTTGATTCAATTCAATcggtaattaagtgttattgaTCTCAGCTTTCTCTACTTCGTCGAACATGCTTACCGGAACTTTTCAGCTGTTAAATTTAGCGAGGCGAAATGATGTTGTTAGTCTAAATCACAGTTATATTTGTGTGAAACACGTTTAATAGCGAAAAAAAAGTAGAAGTTCTTGGCACACCTACCTGCGATACTTTCATTCTTGAGAAAAGATGAGAGGATGAAAACGGCGAGAAATAGCTTTATCCCTCTCCACGTTTCCATTTCCACTCGTTTGAGTTCTATTCCTGCTTAGGGTAAAATATCTGACTTGCTGATACAAGAACCTCAATTCCTGGCCTCGCTGTCCTCTGAACTAGTTCAGTTCTGAGCGTGAATGTGCAAGTTCTTAATTCCAGTGAAATATGAGCCTCTTCTGAGCTCGTAATTAGTTTTAACGGGTTGCGTGATTATAACTGTAACTTGAGATGTTTCAAAAACTCTGCGCCATTTGCAGATTTCAAGCGCTTTTCAGTTGAAATCGCGAAGATTAACTACGGCAACGCGATTGTGAGCAGTAGATGAACATGTCACTTTCTTTCATCCAAGGCAGtgtattttcaatttcagtGATCCATCACATGTGACAGCTGTTGccaagttttaattttatctgcCGTGATGAAACTTCATGTTTCCGGTGTGTtcacatttttttcctgttggtGCACAAATCTACCTCATGCTGTTGAAGCGCGTGAGTTTGAAGGGTGCTCGATCAGCATGACTAGAAACATTTCAACTGTGGGAGGAAAATTACATGTATTAAAGTGGCTCATCCAACTAATCTGAACAATGGTCTCCTGTCAGGTTGTGCGCTTTTATTGCGGTTTCTTTTATCTCTCAGTGTTCGCTTGACTTCTCTTATGGCACAGTTCGAATCATatgtttttagaaatttttgaaaagtttgtataTTTCTCGTCTTTTTTCCTCCTTACTTCGTAAGTCGATATTTTTGGCAAGGTTAATTCACGCCTTCTTGTGCTATCCTCAGTTAAGCCAAtcgtttaattatgataaggtTTCCTTTTTTACTTATAATAATAGTGACGCGGAAActactgaaaatgaaaattcgGTTTCTCGATGGATTGAACCTCTCAGAAAATCGCGGTTTTTTAGCGTAATGATGCAAATGAGCCAtgtgtctttgaaaaaaacaagaaaaaacataaaaggAATCAATGATTTTGGTTTAAGCGAGGGGTTTTCACCATGGCAGACTAGGTTAAGAGAGGAACGGGGAAAGGCCTAATTTCTGTTTCTATCACCCGCTAGGCTACCTCTTACCCAGTCCTAGCAGAGTCTAGAGCATGTGTTGTCTAGTGTCATTGTTTATTCATACTAGTTTTCTTGTTTGTATTGGGTACGTCAAATTTTTTGGTGGAGTGTAAAACTgtggtttgaaattttaaacaGGTTTTTGGAATTTCTTCTGCCCAGGTCCAAAGACTGCTTTAATCATCAGTGCAAGAAATATGAGTTCGGGTTATTAGAATGGTTGACGATTTGGTGTATGTGGCGTGTCAAAATACTTTCGATGCATTCATCAAAGGACGAATGCTTTTAACATCAATAAAAGACAACCGATAATAGTAGATTTTATCCCGATAATCTGTACGATTTGCGAGGAAGCCATTTTACTGCTATATCGATGTGTCTTGTTGAATGTGAATTACTGATAAGGTCTCTGTTGCTTTAGTTGTAGCGTAGTCGACTGCAAAATAATATCTGGCTCTAGATCTCAAAATCTGTGATGTCTCACGCTTGTTATAAgtctttttaaaacatctttttctcCTCGACAAGTGAGATCAAAATTCTAGCAAAACGCTTTCGATATTGCTCACCTAAGCGACACACACGACCCTTATCACATAAATCCAGTGTACAGTCTCACAAATGAGCTCTGTCGGTTAGAGGGGATTCCAAACACCTCATCAAACCTGGCTAAATTCGAAAATTTTCGGGAACTcgcattttcctttgtttctcgCTTGTGACAGTATTTAATGTTTCTTTGGTGATTAAAACCACTTCTGTCTTCGAGAGCGCTAATCTGGCTTTTAATCATGTGTAGCTGCTGGTAAATGTATTTGCACCTGCAGGGCTCTCatttcataaagaaaattaataagaaaTAAAGTAGAACGAGGATGGAAGATGGAAATCTTTGCTGGTTCTGTCAAAATTCcgggaaaatttgaaaagaaagcgTGTTTGACTCAGTCTTTTACATCCGGCAGAGGGATATATTCAAATATATTGTTCCTTAAAGCTGCATTAAACGGTCGTAACACTcagtattattattaaaattgtttgtgCCAAATGTCAAAACGTGGCATCTTCAGCCAATTCCATTAAGAGAGAGACATTAGTATTTGCTTACCAAGCCACCACTAATTGAAATTTCAATTACACCTTCGAACGTTATTTCGCGACGCtcctatctgtctgtctgtgttCTGTAAGTCGGAAAATATCCTAAAAACGAGACtcacattttatttaaaaaaaatcaggaaaaatTATTCTGTAAATCTTTTACTTCCTACCTTTCAAAGCAATGTTGGTAATTATTTTGTACCAGAGCATTTAAAGATAGTTACAGCTTCCATATTTCCCGTATTTGAAGAGAACACTAAAAGGACGCCataaataatgaaatgtttattttaatttttttttacaaccgCCATTTTGCTTCAATTTTTCCGACGAAATATAATAGATGTGAATTTctatattttaataaactggCATTTCTCATTAGGGAACGAGTGGTTTGCGTGCTTGTTttccgaaaaaaattgtttttgcaaATTTATGATAATGTACAGAATCATCTTCtattaaaaaacttcaggctGATAAGAAATGCGATAGTAGTCGTTATGAATTTGTGCATCTTTATCAGCCAATACAAACTGGGTTCTGTTATCTTAAAGTTatctttatcatttccttcattcttttTACCCATGAGAAAAATCTCTTGCATCTTCCCTAACATGACATGCATTAGTATTGACTGTCGtctctaaaaaaaaactcgctCAAACAAACCGTTTGTTATCAAGCGAATGCATGCTAAAATGGGTTTATTAAGGATTGATTGTTCTCAATGCCTTTGAGTAATGTTAATCTAAACTTTGCCGGTCATTTTCCACGAGATCAGCTTTCAGTCGtttttcataatatttatagTTTAGTCTTTCCCATTAATGAACAGAGAAATTGGCGTAAATGGTTTTGCTTTCGttgctttttttctccacaCCCCTCCCCACTCCCCGCCGCTCGCTTCACTCGAATCCAGTTCCTCCTCGGCCCTTTTCACCGGAGTCTGTCCACTGATTGCTCGCAGGAAAACAATCTTTTCTTGGAAGGGTTGCCATCGGCACTAAACGCTCTGTCCCATCCCCCCTGGGGCCTAAAAAGCCAATCTTGATCGAAGTCTTAGCCACAAGTAACATCCCAACTTTTGAAAAGAATGGCTAACTATTTTTTGATAGCTGTTTATTTACAtggtaatatatagatttaggcaagcctatAAGCGGAGCTCGCAtctttttttcccgcacgtctcttcaacaaaactaaagcccctactatggataaagtgcggGGTAATATTAATGtattttcattcgcaacttctccgtgtccgcgtagaggactgattataagatagtgcccgtggtacagttggctgCGCATGCAAAAAGTAGCgccttgtacggtcggtcgtacggtcgtacagtCGTACATCTTAATTTTTTCGgtttgatgggttactactttTTTGTATAATAATGGGGCTACGCTccgcgagctccgctataacgGTTGTAGGTTAACAAAAGCGtaaagcaattaaaaaacctCAAGGAAAGTACACATGACGTGACTAAGCACGTGACTAAGCACGTGATAAGCACGGAATGCGTTCATGATCAAGTCGTGATTAGTTTGTATTTCGCGTCTCACGGTTGAACgctttaattttgaaacaaggGTTGAAACCAATCCGTGATTGCTTTGTGTTTGCACCATACGTTCAGAAATCGGTTCAGAAAACTGGCGCACCCCTTCCCACCACAaatcagatgtaaaaaaaatcaggagTCACATTTTCCAACACTTTGGAGGGTTTGACTGTTTCGCCTTGAGTTCTTATCGGCTctctttgatattttcatgaCTTATGATGATATTCAATCGAAATACGCTCTAATACCCGTTTTAAACCAGTTTACCCAAGACACTGAATTTTAAATTGTcaatctaaaaataaattatgaattcGAATGAGAAACGCAAGGATGCGATGATAAAAAACAAGGTTCCTGGCATTCGGACAGTTCCGTTACAGAAGTCTGTGTTACAACAAGAGAGGTCACAGTGCCATTCTTGTTCTTTGCATTCCTCGCCTGAACATGTTTCAGGAACATTGCAACCCATGGCGTAACTCACTTCCAGTTTTTCTGTTTCGGATCTAACCCACCTTGTTTGCTTAATCTTATAACAAATGTCTCCTTGGCGAGTGCACTCAACTGCTGTTAGATTTTCTCGGCAGTTACTCCATGAttctggtgaataacatttgtAACAGCGGAGCTTTTGTCCTTGTGTTTGTGACGACCTTTCTGTCAAGGAAGACGAGTAAAAGTTATCAGATTGCTTCTGTCGTCATCTTTATTTAGAAAAAGTCGATTGAACAATGGACCCGAGCGCGGGAAAGTCATGAGCTGAGAAGTCATATTTGTCTTAATTTCCTCATTTTGAAAGTAATAATTTTCCAAGACAGACATCATATAGATGGTGTTAAATTTACGAACGTATGgggttttgtttctgttttctgtCATCCTGTACTCTTCTTTAACCACAGCAGATTAGTAGACGAACGTACTGTTATTATGAATTATTACTCTCTCGGCCAGTTGAGAGGCAAAATTTCATTTACGATATGCTGTCAATGACAAACGGCTGTTCGCCATGGCAACTGCAAAACCCCCTGCTTAGTCCGACCCCACAGAAGAGCATAATGAGTTTGTTTACTTCGTTCATAATCTTTCACTGAATCAATCAAAGTCGTTTTCAAACAGTGTTCTCACACGGGTTGTTATCAGTGAAATTCGGTGCATTTGCAGTTTGGGTTCAAAAAGCATGCGTGTGCTCCTGTAAATCACGTGAACACCAGCAGGAGAAAGGACGGGCTTAATGCGATTTCTTTGCAAACAAAGCAGCTCCAAATTTTGGTACTTTCCTTCAGGGGCTTTTCGCATCCCACGTAATTTAAAGGATATACAGTTTTATGGGGAAATCAGACTTGCTCATCAGCTACCATATAGCATCAGTCTGACAAGtcttcctttctctttaatCCCCGGGTATCAGACAGCAATAGCAActgttaaaattttgttttgatgaaaaaataaaatgaaaaaagtatggaaaatatagAATTAATTTTCGTTCTTCTAGGCGGAAGCACTTAAgctaatgaaaaaattaatgaaagaaaatcaacgACTGAAGTAAACATGCCCTTACGTACCGATCGCCGACATGAGAGGAAGCAAGCGCATAACATTacataactttttcaaaaaaacaagCTTGATCTTCGTTCGATGGTG from Pocillopora verrucosa isolate sample1 chromosome 8, ASM3666991v2, whole genome shotgun sequence includes these protein-coding regions:
- the LOC131787921 gene encoding tRNA-dihydrouridine(16/17) synthase [NAD(P)(+)]-like; translated protein: MAPKYKSYDYWKHALKSPKYIVAPMVDQSELPWRLLSRRYGAQLCYTPMIHAGLFVKDAFYRRESFQTCEEDRPLIVQFCANDPEIFLQAAKLVEPYCDGVDLNLGCPQIIARRGCYGAFLQDKWELIASMVSLLNEKLSIPISCKIRVFDDLDKTLEYAKMLEKAGCQLLTVHGRTREQKGPNTGLANWDVIKAVKETVSIPVFANGNIRYLQDVEKCMECTGVDGVMTAEGNLSNPALFNGEHPPVWDITDEYLALVNEHPCLLSYIRGHLFRMWRIILDRNHDMRDILGTAKSIEVMKEVCQTLKERVQRDIEENGEPDSSEIPYWRCQPYIRSNTSVKRTLDQVKEEEERSKEVAKLREMRKALKKQKVKVRRERTWDICAKCEVNPKGLKCVFDLCRTCCHVKVNEGVTDCRGHRKRLKRHDATTVKEAVNDLSTKTDIETGRVQQTQIVS